Below is a window of Micromonospora chersina DNA.
GCTCGACCACCTGGAGCAGAGCGGCCGGCAGCGGCTGGTCCGGCAGGCGGTGACGGTGGTGTCGATGCCGCCGTCCCGCAAGGAGATCGACCTGCCGGCCATCCAGGAGCACTTCGCCGCCCGGACCCGGGCGGTGCTGCTGGCGCCGTACGAGCGGCTCATCGACACCGGGGAGCCGATCCGGTACGGCCAGCTCTCCTCGGCCACGCGGGACGCCTGGTTGAAGATCGCCGCCTCGGTGGCGGAGGGGCTGTAGGACGGCGCGACGGCCGGCTCCTCGCCAGGACCCGGCCGTCGCGTCGGTTCAGTGGCTGGCCAGGGCGTCGCCGGCGGCCGGGTCGCAGTCGCGGAGGAACTGGGCGCAGCGCGCCGCCTCGTCCGCCTCGCCGATCTCGCCGGCCGCGCGGGAGAGCACGTAGAGGCAGCGAAGGAAGCCCCGGTTGGGCTTGTGCGACCAGGGCACCGGGCCGTGGCCCTTCCAGCCGCTGCGACGGAGCTGGTCGAGGCCCCGGTGGTAGCCGGTGCGGGCGTACGCGTACGCCGGGATGACCTGGCCCGCGGCGAGCGCCCGGGTGGCCAGCGCCGCCCAGCCCGCGCTGTAGGTCGGGAAGCGGGCCGCGACCTCGGCGTACGCCTCGTCGGTGTCCTGCTCGACGGCGGCCGCCAGCGCGGCGTCGGCCTCCTCGTGCGCGGGGAGCAGGGTGGCCGGTGGCTCAGGCAACAGGTTCTGCATCGCCCCATTCAACCCGCTTCGCCCGGGGGTACGCGAGGGGGTCCGGCCAGCCGGTCGGCTGAACGGCTGAGGGTTTCGTCACGCCTGCGGCGTCGCGCCCACGTACCCGCGGCTAATGCCGCGGCGCGACTTTTTCCACTACAACTACAGATCCGGAGCCTCCCCAGGACCCGGTTACGCAGGAGCCCGGTGGCCTGGCCGCCGGGCTCCTGTCCCTGCCGCCCGCGTTTGCCGGCTTGCCGCCGCGGGGCAGGATGATCTGGTGCCGACCCCACCTCCCGCGGACGTCATCGAGCCGCACGCCAACCCCGACGAGATCGAGACCCGGACCGCCTTCGACCGGCGGCTGGCCGAGGGGAGCCTCGCCGGCCTGACCGTGCAGGGCCTCCGCCTCGATTTGGACCCGGTCCCCGACCTGCGCGGCGTCGAGGTCGCCGGCACCCTCTTCGTGGGCTGCCGGTTCGCCGACCGCGAGGTCGGCGCGGACCTGGTCCGGCGGGGCGCGAACGTCGTCCCGCCCTTCTCCGGGCTGCCGTACCCGACCCAGCCGTCCCACCTCTACACCGCCGACGACCTGGCCGCCGGCTTCGCCGAGGGCGGCTTCGAAGGGATGTACGACACCCGGGTGTACGCGCACTTCCGGGCGCACGGCGGCGCCCTGCCCGACGTTCGCGAGGCGCTCGGCCAGCGGCTGCACGACCACGGGGTGGACAACGCCCTGGCCGACGCCACCCGGGCCTGGCTGGCCGTGCACGGGCCGCAGTCGGTGGTGGGCGTGATGGGCGGGCACGCGGTGCCGCGCGGCAGCGCCGCGTACCGGATGGCGGCGGTGCTGGGCTGGGAGCTGGCGCGGGCCGACCGGCTGGTGGTCACCGGCGGTGGTCCCGGCGTGATGGAGGCTGCCAACCTGGGCGCGTTCCTCGCGGCGTGGCCGGCGGAGGAGCTGACCGCGGCGATCGACCTGCTGGCCACCGCGCCCGACTTCACCGACCACGACCGCTACACCGAGGCGGCGCTGCGGGTCCGGGAGCGGTACGCGGCCGGGCCGGCCCTGCCCACGCCCCGCCCGGCGGCGGCCGGCACCGAGTGGGCCCGCTCGGGCGGCCTGGCCATCCCGACCTGGCTGTACGGGCACGAGCCGGCGAACCTGTTCGCCGGGCGGATCGCCAAGTACTTCTCCAACGCCATCCGGGAGGACACCATCCTGCGGCTGGCCCGGGGCGGGATCGTCTTCGCGCCGGGCCGGGCCGGCACGGTGCAGGAGGTGTTCCAGGCGGCCACGAAGACCTACTACGGCACCGACGGGGCGAGTGGCGCGTACGTCTTCCTGGACCGCACCTACTGGACCACCGAGCTGCCCGTGGAGTCGCTGCTGCGGCCGCTCTTCGCGGCCTCCCCGTTCGGCGACCTGTCGACCACGGTGCATCTCACCGACGACGTGCGCGAGGCGGTACGGGTCCTCACCGCCGGCTGAGACGCGCGGAGGCCGGCACCCGATCGGGTGCCGGCCTCCGGTTCACGCGGTGGTCACTTCATCGTGGTGCCGGTGGAGCGCAGGTGCTCGCAGGCCTCCACGACGCGGGCGGCCATGCCGGCCTCGGCGGCCTTGCCCCAGACGCGCGGGTCGTACATCTTCTTGTTGCCGACCTCGCCGTCGACCTTCAGCACGCCGTCGTAGTTGCGGAACATGTGGTCCGCGACCGGCCGGGTGAAGGTGTACTGGGTGTCGGTGTCGATGTTCATCTTCACCACGCCGTAGTCCAGCGCCTCGCGGATCTCCGACAGGAGCGAGCCGGAACCGCCGTGGAACACCAGGCTGAGCGGCTTGTCCTTGCCGTACTTGGCGCCCACGGCCACCTGGATGTCGTGCAGCACCGCGGGGCGGAGCTTGACGTTGCCCGGCTTGTAGACGCCGTGCACGTTGCCGAAGGTCAGCGCCGCCATGTAGCGGCCCTTCTCGCCGAGGCCGAGCGCGTCGACCATGGCCAGGCCGTCCTCGACGGTGGTGTAGAGCTTCTCGTTGATGGCGTTCTCGACGCCGTCCTCCTCGCCGCCCACGACGCCGACCTCGATCTCGAGGACGATCTTGCCCTTGGCGGCCTCGGTGAGCAGCTGCTCGGCGATCTCCAGGTTCTCGGCCACCGGCACGGCCGAGCCGTCCCACATGTGCGACTGGAAGAGCGGCTCCTGGCCGTTCTTCACGCGCTCCTGCGAGATGGCCATGAGCGGCCGGACGAACTTGTCCAGCTTGTCCTTCGGGCAGTGGTCGGTGTGCAGGGCGATGTTGACCGGGTACTTCTTGGCCACCTCGTGCGCGTACGCGGCGAAGGCCACCGCGCCGGTCACCATGTCCTTCACGGACGGGCCGGACAGGTACTCGGCGCCACCGGTGGAGACCTGGATGATCCCGTCGCTCTCCGCGTCGGCGAAGCCCTTGAGCGCCGCGTTCAGCGTCTGCGAGGAGGTCACGTTGATCGCGGGGTACGCGTACCGGCCGGCCTTGGCCCGGTCCAGCATCTCCGCGTAATCCTCGGGGGAAGCGATGGGCATGTCGAACGCTCCTTACTTACCGCTCTCGGCCGTGCAGGCCGCTCTCGTCCTTGGGTGCGCCGGACCGCGCTGTCCACCGCGGGAAGTATCCCGTAGGAGCGCGCGGCGGGCACAACCGACCCGGGAACCGCTCACCGCTCGTCCAGGCTGTCCGGCACCACGACGCTGATCAGCCAGCTCACCACCGCCATCACGATGGCGCCCCAGAAGGCGGCCCAGAAGCCGTTGACATGGAACGACAGGTCCAGCCCGCGGGCGATCCAGTCGGTGAGCAGGAACAGCAGCGCGTTGACCACGAGCGCGAACAGACCGAGCGTGAGCAGGTAGAACACGCAGCCGATCACCTTGATGACCGGCTTCAGCAGGGCGTTTACCGCGCCGAAGATGAGCGCCACCACGACCAGGGTGAACACGGTGTTGAAACCGTTGTGGCCGGTCACCTCCACCCCGGGCACGATGAGCGTGGTGACCCACAGCGCGACCGCGGTGATCGCCAGCCGGATCAGGAAGCCCACGTCACCATCCTGGCACCGGGTGTTCCCCCCGGAGGGAACAATCGCCGACTCCACCGTTCCGCCCGCCGCCGAGCGCGGGCCGAGGTGAGCCCGTACGGTGTGGTGGTGACTGTCCGCACCGAGATCCAGGGAGGGACGATGGGTCAGCCCGAGGAGGACTTCGCTCCGAGCGACCACCTCGCTCCGGAGGAGCGCGACCTGGAGGCGGAGCCGGCCGACGCGGTCGAGCAGGCCGCGGTGGTCACCCCCGAGGAGGGCGACGGTGAGCCGCACCGGGGCCTGGAGGTCGACGACTGGGACGCCATGGAGCAGGCCCGGGTGGTCACCGCCGACGAGGACGACTACCGCTGAGCAGGCGGGCGGGGCCGGCGGCCCCGCCCGCGTGTCAGCGCAGGGCCGTGACCTGCTTCGGGTGGGCCGCGGTCCAGTCGCCGAGCCGGTCGGTGCGCAGCGCGTCGAGGAACCCCGGGGCCAGGGCCGGGTCGAGCCGGAACCCCAACGGCGACTCCTCCGCCTTTCCGTGGCGGACCGGCAGGCCGACCGCGACCGGCTCGGCGGTGGCCGCCTTCCCGGCCGCCGAGACCAGGGCCGGAAGGGACAGTTCCCCGGTGTCGATCACCGCGCCCGAGCCGATCTTCGTGATCAACCGGCTGAGCAGCAGCGGATCGGTCAGCGCCCCCTGCTCTTGGACTCGGTGGAGCAGTCCGGCCGCGTACCGGGCGGCGTTGCGGTCACGGTCCAGCCCACCCTCGGGCATGTTGAACCGCTGGCGGAGCACGTCCACAGCGGCGGCACCGTCGAGCCGCTGGCATCCGGCGCGGTAGGTCCGGTGGGTGTGGTACGAGCGGACCGTGGTCGGCAGGCAGACCGGCACGCCGCCGACCGCGTCGGTGAGCTCGCGGGTCGCCCCGTAGGTGAGCACCGCGCCCGCGTCGATCCGTACGCCGGTCAGCTGGGCGACCACCTGCCGGGTCGCCCGGTATCCGGCGGCCAGATCCTTCCCCGACGGCCCGGCGCCGAAGGCGAAGGACGCGTTGAGCTTGTCGGTCCCCCGGCCGGGGATCGGCACCAGCAGGTCGCGTGGGAGGGAGACCAGGTAGAGCCGGCTGCGGTCCGCCGGGACGTGCACCAGCAGCACGGAGTCGGCGCGCCGGCCCCCGCCGGCCTGGTCCAGGCCGAGGAGCAGCACGTTCAGCGCCCCGGTGGGCGCCGGCGAGGGCGTCGCCAGCAGGTTCGCGGTCTCCGGCGGGCGCGGCGCGACCGCGGTGAAACCGGCCAGGGCGGCGGCGACCACCGCCAGCGCCGTACCCGCGAGCCGGAGCCGCAGACGTCGGCGCCGGCGGCGGACCACGGCCCGG
It encodes the following:
- a CDS encoding DUF3151 domain-containing protein translates to MQNLLPEPPATLLPAHEEADAALAAAVEQDTDEAYAEVAARFPTYSAGWAALATRALAAGQVIPAYAYARTGYHRGLDQLRRSGWKGHGPVPWSHKPNRGFLRCLYVLSRAAGEIGEADEAARCAQFLRDCDPAAGDALASH
- a CDS encoding LOG family protein — protein: MPTPPPADVIEPHANPDEIETRTAFDRRLAEGSLAGLTVQGLRLDLDPVPDLRGVEVAGTLFVGCRFADREVGADLVRRGANVVPPFSGLPYPTQPSHLYTADDLAAGFAEGGFEGMYDTRVYAHFRAHGGALPDVREALGQRLHDHGVDNALADATRAWLAVHGPQSVVGVMGGHAVPRGSAAYRMAAVLGWELARADRLVVTGGGPGVMEAANLGAFLAAWPAEELTAAIDLLATAPDFTDHDRYTEAALRVRERYAAGPALPTPRPAAAGTEWARSGGLAIPTWLYGHEPANLFAGRIAKYFSNAIREDTILRLARGGIVFAPGRAGTVQEVFQAATKTYYGTDGASGAYVFLDRTYWTTELPVESLLRPLFAASPFGDLSTTVHLTDDVREAVRVLTAG
- the fbaA gene encoding class II fructose-bisphosphate aldolase gives rise to the protein MPIASPEDYAEMLDRAKAGRYAYPAINVTSSQTLNAALKGFADAESDGIIQVSTGGAEYLSGPSVKDMVTGAVAFAAYAHEVAKKYPVNIALHTDHCPKDKLDKFVRPLMAISQERVKNGQEPLFQSHMWDGSAVPVAENLEIAEQLLTEAAKGKIVLEIEVGVVGGEEDGVENAINEKLYTTVEDGLAMVDALGLGEKGRYMAALTFGNVHGVYKPGNVKLRPAVLHDIQVAVGAKYGKDKPLSLVFHGGSGSLLSEIREALDYGVVKMNIDTDTQYTFTRPVADHMFRNYDGVLKVDGEVGNKKMYDPRVWGKAAEAGMAARVVEACEHLRSTGTTMK
- a CDS encoding phage holin family protein, with amino-acid sequence MGFLIRLAITAVALWVTTLIVPGVEVTGHNGFNTVFTLVVVALIFGAVNALLKPVIKVIGCVFYLLTLGLFALVVNALLFLLTDWIARGLDLSFHVNGFWAAFWGAIVMAVVSWLISVVVPDSLDER
- a CDS encoding LCP family protein — translated: MIEDDLRAAFARREALTPPTAPVRAAIDRAVVRRRRRRLRLRLAGTALAVVAAALAGFTAVAPRPPETANLLATPSPAPTGALNVLLLGLDQAGGGRRADSVLLVHVPADRSRLYLVSLPRDLLVPIPGRGTDKLNASFAFGAGPSGKDLAAGYRATRQVVAQLTGVRIDAGAVLTYGATRELTDAVGGVPVCLPTTVRSYHTHRTYRAGCQRLDGAAAVDVLRQRFNMPEGGLDRDRNAARYAAGLLHRVQEQGALTDPLLLSRLITKIGSGAVIDTGELSLPALVSAAGKAATAEPVAVGLPVRHGKAEESPLGFRLDPALAPGFLDALRTDRLGDWTAAHPKQVTALR